A region from the Malus domestica chromosome 07, GDT2T_hap1 genome encodes:
- the LOC103410262 gene encoding zinc finger CCCH domain-containing protein 54-like (The RefSeq protein has 1 substitution compared to this genomic sequence), with product MMQGVHPGYYYQLVDLSVYYSGLLRSPVQYQCQYHDPMIDNAIFGSDEFRMYAYKVKRCQRMGAHDWTECPYAHRGEKAQRRDPRKFAYAAIICPAFRSTGYCRKGDRCECAHGVFEYWLHPAKYRTRACASLENGYCPRKVCFFAHTPDELRPQHTYSGHKYYVAYDQQAGFYPPYHYYQYQNNSDLYREAPRTPKANRGGGGVATEAPWTAAKYQTMMTNKKIVDESCLKVEEFLNSLRALKLSDYEMEYDQGEIDAACGMKSYGGGEASVSEMPQFDWINKLLQ from the coding sequence ATGATGCAAGGTGTGCATCCGGGTTACTATTACCAGTTGGTTGACCTGAGCGTGTACTATTCGGGTCTTCTCAGGAGTCCGGTCCAGTACCAGTGCCAGTACCACGACCCGATGATCGACAATGCCATCTTTGGGTCGGACGAATTCCGGATGTACGCTTACAAGGTGAAGCGTTGCCAACGCATGGGAGCCCACGACTGGACGGAGTGCCCGTACGCTCACCGCGGCGAGAAGGCCCAGCGCCGTGACCCCCGCAAATTCGCCTACGCGGCGATTATTTGCCCGGCATTTCGCAGCACCGGTTACTGCCGCAAGGGAGACCGTTGCGAATGTGCTCACGGAGTGTTCGAGTATTGGCTCCACCCGGCCAAGTACCGCACCCGTGCATGCGCTAGTCTCGAGAATGGGTACTGCCCGCGCAAAGTGTGCTTCTTCGCTCATACGCCCGACGAGCTCCGCCCGCAACACACGTATTCCGGCCACAAGTACTATGTTGCTTATGATCAGCAAGCAGGTTTTTATCCTCCCTACCACTACTACCAGTACCAGAACAACAGCGACCTGTACCGTGCGGCCCCAAGGACCCCGAAGGCCAACCGTGGAGGAGGAGGCGTGGCAACGGAAGCACCGTGGACGGCTGCGAAGTATCAGACTATGATGACCAACAAGAAGATCGTCGACGAGTCTTGCTTGAAGGTGGAGGAATTCCTGAACAGTCTGAGGGCGTTGAAGCTGAGTGACTATGAGATGGAGTATGACCAAGGTGAAATCGATGCTGCTTGTGGGATGAAGAGTTATGGTGGTGGGGAGGCGTCGGTGTCGGAGATGCCTCAGTTTGACTGGATTAACAAGCTGCTGCAGTAA